Proteins encoded together in one Bacillota bacterium window:
- a CDS encoding metallophosphoesterase family protein, with translation MAKADGEMLFHRVVNKIFTQWVKRARVPGLLLTALAGALLAAYLAGGMRVDVQGLTLRVSALPALHGRTVLDLSPLGQVSAATHRAPVQFRIGLEQISMDTIKNGWIDKSGQERAIGIARERMPEVIINLALREVAAGFAGAALLVFLLWRPRLRTVLAAGAGGAFLVAAVLTGAGLNYNVDAFREPHFEGPVAMAPGAIKMVNDSLTRLDEVKDLTGQVVSNIKDLFTNINSLMVLGNPGREKETRAILLVSDLHSNPIGVEFIRTLSYYFRIDFIVNAGDITDFGSPLEAEVVEGLKDLSVPHVFLAGNHDTPEITSFIAGIKDSYVLNGETLELKGLRILGIPDPLSTSGEVEIRDRRERDLVLNVHAESLRAAVREQGRPDILVVHNEEVARRLLPEAPLVVAGHTHRPVLEKTPEGALINPGTTGAAGLRGFYSEGGAAYSAAIVYVRPEQGPLAADVIKYDPLSARFSLDRQLIEPEAAAYLANSPAGPPER, from the coding sequence ATGGCAAAGGCAGATGGCGAGATGCTCTTTCACAGGGTGGTCAACAAGATATTCACGCAGTGGGTTAAACGGGCGCGGGTGCCCGGCCTCCTTTTGACGGCTTTGGCGGGGGCCCTTTTAGCCGCGTACTTAGCGGGGGGCATGCGGGTGGATGTGCAGGGGTTGACCCTGCGCGTATCCGCCCTGCCGGCGCTGCACGGCAGGACGGTGCTGGATTTATCGCCGCTCGGGCAGGTTTCCGCCGCAACCCACCGGGCTCCCGTCCAGTTCCGGATCGGTCTGGAACAGATTTCAATGGATACGATTAAGAACGGCTGGATCGATAAGTCAGGCCAGGAGAGGGCAATAGGCATCGCCCGGGAGAGGATGCCGGAGGTGATCATTAACCTTGCTTTGCGAGAGGTGGCGGCAGGCTTTGCCGGCGCGGCGCTGCTGGTGTTTCTGCTCTGGCGTCCCCGCCTGCGTACAGTCCTCGCGGCAGGCGCGGGAGGCGCCTTTCTGGTCGCGGCGGTCCTTACCGGCGCCGGCCTTAACTACAACGTAGACGCCTTTCGGGAGCCTCATTTCGAGGGGCCCGTCGCGATGGCACCCGGCGCCATAAAAATGGTCAACGACTCCCTGACCCGCCTCGATGAGGTTAAGGACCTGACCGGACAGGTAGTAAGCAATATTAAAGACCTTTTTACAAATATTAACAGCCTCATGGTTTTGGGCAACCCGGGCAGGGAAAAGGAAACACGGGCGATCTTGCTCGTCAGCGACCTGCACTCCAACCCCATCGGGGTTGAGTTTATCAGAACCCTGTCCTATTACTTCAGGATTGATTTTATCGTGAACGCCGGGGACATCACCGACTTCGGTTCGCCGCTGGAGGCGGAGGTGGTTGAGGGTTTGAAGGATTTGAGCGTCCCGCACGTGTTCCTGGCCGGCAACCACGATACCCCGGAAATCACCAGCTTTATCGCCGGAATAAAGGACAGTTACGTTTTAAACGGCGAAACTTTAGAGCTGAAGGGGCTGCGGATTTTGGGGATCCCCGATCCCCTTTCGACATCCGGCGAGGTAGAAATACGGGACCGCAGAGAGCGGGACCTGGTGCTGAATGTCCATGCGGAATCCCTGCGGGCGGCCGTCAGGGAGCAGGGGCGTCCCGACATCCTGGTCGTCCACAACGAGGAGGTGGCGCGGCGCCTGCTGCCGGAAGCTCCTTTAGTCGTCGCCGGGCACACCCACCGCCCTGTCCTCGAAAAAACGCCTGAAGGAGCATTGATTAACCCCGGCACAACAGGTGCCGCCGGCCTGCGCGGCTTCTACTCCGAAGGGGGCGCCGCCTATTCGGCGGCCATTGTTTACGTGCGCCCGGAGCAGGGGCCGCTGGCGGCAGATGTGATCAAGTACGATCCGCTGTCGGCCAGGTTTTCCCTCGACAGGCAGCTGATTGAACCGGAGGCAGCAGCGTATCTGGCGAACTCGCCCGCCGGCCCGCCGGAAAGATGA
- a CDS encoding DUF3536 domain-containing protein yields MIRYICIHGHFYQPPRENSWLEAIELQDQAYPYHDWNERITFECYAPNAASRILNEKGQIKKIVNNYARISFNFGPTLLHWMEARVPDVYQAIIEADRESRQNFSGHGSALAQAYNHMIMPLANRRDKYTQVIWGIRDFVYRFGRKPEGMWLPETAVDLETLEIMAEQGIRFTILAPHQARRVRKIGSSGWQEVGPGGIDPSMPYQLRLKNSDRIINIFFYDGPIARAVAFEDLLSNGEYFAHRLLGGFVESRNWAQLVHIATDGETYGHHHRHGDMALAYALEHIESNKLARITNYAEYLEMYPPSHEVEIVENTSWSCAHGVERWRNNCGCNSGMHPGWSQAWRAPLRNALNWLRNTLASRYEEEGRQYLRDPWAARDDYISVVLDRSAENLRQFLENHAARALDPAEQVTALKLLEMQRHAMLMYTSCGWFFDDISGIENVQVLQYAGRVIQLGQELFGRSLEPRFLEILEQARSNVPEHRNGAHIYEKFVKPAMVDLPKVGAHYAISSLFETYDEQSRIYCYTVDRQDCRTLETGKAKLALGRARVTSEITRESTVLDYGVLYFGIINVSGGVRVYQGEEGYQEMVRGVAGSFDRGDIPGVIRLLDQYFEGRIYSLRQLFRDQQRKILDMILDSTLAEVEADYRRIYENHVSLMRFLKDLDIPQPRALNAAAEFVLNTSLRRAISEEELDLEQIRALLNEAKQLDVSLDEAGLGYALQQTVERIAERLRARPEDLSLLENLEEATGLARALPFEVDLWKVQNIYYKLLQKVYPEFRGKAEKGEEDAGAWLPRFSLLGENLKVRRGT; encoded by the coding sequence ATGATCCGCTATATCTGCATTCACGGCCACTTTTACCAGCCGCCGCGCGAAAATTCGTGGCTTGAGGCCATCGAGCTTCAGGATCAGGCCTATCCTTATCACGACTGGAATGAACGGATTACCTTCGAGTGTTACGCCCCAAATGCCGCTTCCCGCATCCTGAACGAGAAGGGCCAGATCAAGAAAATCGTCAACAACTACGCCAGGATCAGCTTCAATTTCGGCCCCACGCTGCTCCACTGGATGGAGGCCCGGGTGCCGGATGTTTACCAGGCAATCATCGAGGCCGACCGGGAAAGCAGGCAGAACTTTTCCGGGCACGGTTCGGCTCTCGCCCAGGCCTACAACCACATGATCATGCCGCTGGCAAACCGGCGTGACAAGTACACCCAGGTAATCTGGGGAATCAGGGACTTTGTATACCGCTTCGGCCGGAAGCCGGAGGGAATGTGGCTGCCGGAAACCGCAGTGGACCTGGAAACCCTCGAGATCATGGCGGAGCAGGGGATCCGCTTCACCATCCTTGCCCCGCACCAGGCCCGGCGGGTGCGCAAGATCGGCAGCAGCGGCTGGCAGGAGGTGGGGCCCGGGGGGATCGACCCTTCCATGCCCTACCAGCTCCGCCTGAAAAACTCGGACCGCATCATCAACATCTTTTTCTATGACGGGCCAATCGCCCGCGCCGTGGCCTTCGAGGATCTCCTCTCCAACGGAGAGTACTTCGCCCACCGGCTGCTCGGCGGCTTCGTGGAGTCGCGCAACTGGGCACAGCTCGTCCACATCGCCACCGATGGGGAAACTTACGGCCACCACCACCGGCACGGGGACATGGCGCTCGCCTACGCCCTGGAACACATTGAGTCCAACAAGCTGGCGCGGATCACCAACTATGCCGAGTACCTGGAAATGTACCCGCCCAGCCACGAAGTCGAGATTGTTGAGAACACCTCCTGGAGCTGCGCGCACGGAGTCGAGCGGTGGCGGAACAACTGCGGCTGTAATTCCGGCATGCACCCGGGATGGAGCCAGGCCTGGCGGGCTCCCCTGCGGAACGCCTTAAACTGGCTCCGGAACACCCTCGCTTCCCGGTACGAGGAGGAGGGGCGCCAGTACCTGAGGGACCCCTGGGCGGCGCGCGACGACTACATATCCGTCGTGCTCGACCGTTCGGCGGAAAACCTCCGGCAGTTCCTGGAAAATCATGCAGCAAGGGCGCTTGACCCGGCGGAGCAGGTCACGGCCCTCAAGCTTCTGGAGATGCAGCGCCACGCCATGTTGATGTATACGAGCTGCGGCTGGTTCTTCGACGACATCTCGGGGATCGAGAATGTCCAGGTGCTCCAGTACGCCGGACGCGTCATCCAGTTGGGCCAGGAACTGTTTGGCCGTTCCCTTGAGCCCCGCTTCCTCGAGATCCTGGAGCAGGCCAGGAGCAATGTCCCTGAGCACCGCAACGGCGCCCATATCTACGAAAAGTTTGTGAAGCCCGCCATGGTGGATCTTCCAAAGGTCGGCGCCCATTACGCCATCAGTTCGCTCTTTGAAACATATGATGAGCAGTCTCGCATCTACTGCTACACCGTTGACCGGCAGGACTGCCGGACGCTGGAAACAGGAAAGGCGAAGCTCGCGCTCGGGCGGGCGCGGGTTACTTCGGAGATCACGCGGGAATCGACGGTGCTGGACTACGGAGTGCTTTATTTCGGCATCATCAACGTGAGCGGCGGGGTCCGGGTCTACCAGGGGGAGGAGGGCTACCAGGAGATGGTGCGGGGAGTTGCCGGGAGCTTTGACAGGGGGGACATCCCCGGGGTAATCCGGCTCCTGGACCAGTATTTTGAAGGAAGGATTTACTCCCTCAGGCAGCTTTTCCGGGACCAGCAGCGCAAGATCCTGGACATGATCCTCGACTCTACCCTGGCAGAGGTTGAGGCGGATTACAGGCGGATTTACGAAAACCACGTATCCCTGATGCGTTTTCTCAAAGACCTGGACATTCCCCAGCCCCGCGCTCTCAATGCCGCCGCCGAGTTCGTCCTCAACACCAGCCTGCGCCGGGCCATTTCAGAAGAGGAGCTCGACCTCGAGCAGATCAGAGCCCTCCTCAACGAAGCCAAACAACTCGATGTCTCGTTGGACGAAGCCGGCCTCGGGTACGCCCTCCAGCAAACCGTCGAGCGAATCGCGGAGCGGCTGCGCGCCCGGCCGGAAGACCTTTCCCTGCTCGAAAACCTGGAGGAGGCAACCGGTCTCGCCCGCGCCCTTCCTTTCGAGGTGGACCTGTGGAAGGTGCAAAACATCTATTACAAGCTGCTGCAAAAGGTTTACCCGGAATTCCGGGGGAAAGCCGAAAAGGGGGAGGAGGATGCCGGGGCGTGGCTTCCCCGCTTCAGCTTGCTGGGGGAGAACCTGAAAGTGCGAAGGGGCACCTGA
- the malQ gene encoding 4-alpha-glucanotransferase gives MKDIAEKQSYLLHRLAWLYGVETAYCDITGHLRRARPHALLAALRSLGAPVESVGDAPGALRERRQEQWRRCCEPVIVAWDGEPAHLELRLPAGQAGGPAGCCLKFENGEERRWNCNLTALPVLQAAAVEGVRFVVKRLALPPGLPWGYHQLTLALPACSRETLVISAPRRVSTLFSAGAGRFWGVFLPLYALTSERSWGAGDFTDLENLCRWTCAQGAAAVGTLPLLAAFLDEPFEPSPYSPASRLFWNEFYLDVARAPELERSPAAQDLLKSPEFRREIEELRAAPLVDYRRGMAVKRRVLEHLARSLFAEDSARQAELRRWAAENPAVQDYARFRAAGDRQRAGWPAWPGRMRDGVLRQGDYDPEAERYHLYVQWLAHEQLRSVAAQARRGGVGLYLDLPVGVHPAGYDTWRERAAFALEAGSGAPPDLFFTGGQNWRTPPLHPERIREQGYRYYIACLRHHLRYAGALRLDHIMGFHRLFWVPRGLAARDGVYVRYRAGEFYAVLALESHRYGVLVVGEDLGTVPYQVREAMSRHGVYRMYVLPFEMSRGAAGGVHEGALRPVPAGALACLNTHDMAPFAAFWRSLKVGERRGLSAFLSRKGRLKYPPDNTAAVLKACLAHLAASPARVLLVNLEDLWLETAPQNTPDAGEYPNWRRKARYTLEEFTQVPEVRGVLQEIDALRRKN, from the coding sequence GTGAAAGACATCGCGGAAAAACAGTCTTACCTGCTTCACCGGCTTGCCTGGCTGTACGGCGTCGAGACCGCCTACTGCGATATCACGGGCCACCTCCGGAGGGCCAGGCCGCACGCCCTCCTCGCCGCGCTCCGGTCGCTGGGAGCGCCGGTGGAAAGCGTGGGGGATGCTCCCGGGGCCCTGCGGGAGCGCAGGCAGGAACAGTGGCGGCGCTGCTGCGAACCGGTAATTGTGGCGTGGGACGGAGAGCCCGCGCACCTCGAATTGAGGCTCCCTGCAGGCCAGGCAGGCGGTCCTGCCGGTTGCTGCTTGAAGTTTGAGAATGGCGAGGAACGGCGCTGGAACTGCAACCTTACGGCCCTCCCCGTCCTGCAGGCGGCAGCGGTGGAAGGGGTGAGGTTCGTCGTCAAGCGGCTTGCCCTGCCCCCGGGGCTGCCCTGGGGGTACCACCAGCTCACCCTGGCCCTTCCCGCCTGCTCGCGTGAGACGCTGGTGATCAGCGCCCCGCGCCGGGTATCTACCCTGTTCTCCGCAGGGGCAGGGAGGTTCTGGGGAGTTTTTCTTCCCCTTTACGCCCTTACTTCGGAGCGAAGCTGGGGCGCCGGCGACTTTACAGACCTGGAAAACCTGTGCCGCTGGACCTGCGCACAGGGGGCCGCCGCGGTTGGCACGCTGCCCCTCCTGGCCGCCTTTCTGGACGAGCCTTTCGAGCCGAGCCCCTACTCGCCGGCCAGCCGCCTTTTCTGGAACGAATTCTACCTGGATGTTGCGAGGGCCCCGGAGCTGGAGCGGAGTCCGGCGGCGCAGGACCTGTTAAAATCTCCGGAGTTCCGGCGGGAGATCGAGGAGCTCCGGGCCGCGCCCCTCGTAGATTACCGGCGCGGGATGGCGGTCAAACGCCGGGTCCTGGAACACCTGGCGCGCAGCCTCTTTGCTGAGGATTCAGCAAGGCAGGCGGAACTCCGGCGCTGGGCGGCGGAAAACCCGGCGGTACAGGATTATGCCCGCTTTCGCGCCGCCGGAGACAGGCAGCGCGCCGGCTGGCCGGCCTGGCCCGGGCGGATGCGCGACGGGGTGCTCCGGCAAGGGGACTACGACCCGGAAGCGGAACGCTATCATTTATATGTGCAGTGGCTCGCTCACGAGCAGTTGCGCTCCGTTGCGGCGCAGGCCCGGCGGGGCGGAGTAGGGCTTTACCTGGATCTCCCCGTGGGTGTTCACCCTGCCGGGTACGATACCTGGCGCGAGCGCGCCGCCTTTGCCCTGGAAGCCGGCAGCGGCGCTCCGCCGGATCTCTTTTTTACCGGGGGGCAGAATTGGAGGACCCCGCCCCTCCATCCGGAACGCATCCGGGAGCAGGGCTACCGCTACTATATCGCCTGCCTGCGCCATCACCTCCGGTATGCCGGTGCCTTGCGCCTCGACCACATCATGGGGTTTCACCGCCTTTTCTGGGTGCCCCGCGGCCTCGCGGCGCGCGACGGTGTTTACGTGCGCTACCGTGCCGGGGAGTTCTATGCCGTTCTGGCTCTGGAATCCCACAGGTACGGGGTACTGGTCGTGGGCGAAGACCTGGGCACCGTGCCTTACCAGGTCCGGGAGGCCATGTCCCGCCATGGGGTCTACCGCATGTATGTGCTGCCCTTTGAAATGTCCCGCGGTGCCGCAGGCGGGGTTCACGAAGGTGCATTGCGCCCCGTCCCCGCCGGTGCCCTGGCGTGCCTGAACACTCACGACATGGCTCCCTTCGCCGCCTTCTGGCGGTCGTTAAAGGTGGGCGAACGCCGCGGCCTGTCCGCCTTCCTGAGTCGTAAAGGCCGGCTGAAGTACCCTCCGGACAATACGGCGGCCGTCCTCAAAGCCTGCCTCGCGCATCTGGCGGCGAGCCCCGCCCGGGTCCTCCTGGTAAACCTGGAAGACCTGTGGCTGGAAACGGCCCCTCAAAATACCCCTGATGCAGGCGAATACCCGAACTGGCGGCGCAAGGCGCGCTACACGCTGGAAGAGTTTACGCAGGTGCCGGAAGTGAGGGGGGTGCTGCAGGAAATCGACGCTCTCAGAAGGAAGAACTGA